A single genomic interval of Picosynechococcus sp. PCC 7003 harbors:
- a CDS encoding heme oxygenase (biliverdin-producing) — protein sequence MTTLSQRLRFGTQTSHTLSENTAFMKCFLKGIVERQPLRKLMANLYAVYYTLETAFEQYKDHDILGEIYFPELNRVPHLEEDLAFYYGEHWQAQLELLPAGKVYQARLQELAATDPVLLIAHAYVRYMGDLSGGQSLKNIIRSALKLPDAQGTRFYEFDHWPTPGDRRNFKLQYRDALDQLNLDEETIQKIINEANYAFALNRDVMHELEPDVKAAIGEHTFDLLTRQDRPGSTESRDRQPDDPALVASS from the coding sequence ATGACAACCCTATCCCAACGCCTCCGATTTGGTACCCAAACTTCCCATACCCTCTCAGAAAATACGGCCTTTATGAAGTGTTTTTTGAAGGGCATTGTGGAGCGGCAACCCCTCCGGAAGTTGATGGCCAATTTGTATGCGGTCTACTACACCCTAGAGACAGCCTTTGAACAGTACAAAGACCACGACATTCTAGGGGAAATCTATTTTCCGGAGTTGAACCGAGTACCCCATCTGGAAGAAGATCTTGCCTTCTACTACGGTGAGCATTGGCAAGCGCAGTTGGAACTGCTCCCGGCGGGTAAAGTCTACCAAGCACGCTTACAAGAACTGGCCGCCACTGATCCGGTACTCCTGATTGCCCATGCCTATGTGCGCTACATGGGGGATCTGTCTGGGGGTCAGAGTTTAAAGAATATTATTCGCTCGGCCTTAAAGTTACCCGATGCCCAAGGCACCAGATTTTATGAATTTGACCATTGGCCGACCCCAGGCGATCGCCGCAATTTTAAATTGCAATATCGGGACGCCCTGGATCAGTTGAATTTAGACGAAGAAACCATCCAAAAGATTATCAACGAAGCCAATTATGCCTTTGCCCTCAACCGGGATGTGATGCACGAATTGGAGCCAGACGTCAAAGCCGCCATTGGCGAACACACCTTTGATTTGTTAACTCGCCAAGACCGTCCGGGCAGTACAGAGAGCCGCGATCGCCAGCCCGATGATCCGGCCCTCGTGGCGTCTTCTTAG
- a CDS encoding fatty acid desaturase, with product MTQSVQHPTQKPTLDWVAVFFFGAVHLLALGLAPFFFSWSAIAVCLFLHWLFGSIGICLGYHRLLSHRSLKVPKWLEYTLAFIGALALQGGPIFWVAGHRLHHAHTEDEVKDPYSAKRGFWWSHMLWIFYPDKQFFDADQYSRYAQDLAKQPFYRWLNRNFLLLQIPLAIALYLLGGWSWVVYGMLVRAVLLWHSTWFINSVTHVWGYRSHPSDDNSRNLWWAAILTYGEGWHNNHHAYPNVAKAGWRWWEVDVTWWAIWLLQRLGLATKVILPPAVVTE from the coding sequence ATGACCCAATCTGTGCAACACCCCACCCAAAAACCAACCCTAGACTGGGTTGCCGTGTTCTTTTTCGGTGCGGTTCATCTCCTGGCCCTTGGTTTGGCCCCTTTCTTTTTCTCCTGGTCGGCGATCGCCGTTTGCCTGTTTCTCCACTGGCTCTTTGGCAGTATTGGCATTTGTTTGGGCTACCATCGCCTCTTGAGCCACCGCAGCTTGAAGGTTCCCAAATGGCTGGAATATACCCTGGCATTTATCGGAGCCCTTGCCCTCCAGGGTGGCCCCATCTTTTGGGTGGCGGGCCACCGACTGCACCATGCCCACACCGAAGATGAAGTGAAAGACCCCTATTCCGCCAAACGGGGCTTTTGGTGGAGCCATATGCTCTGGATTTTCTACCCGGATAAGCAATTTTTCGATGCTGACCAATACAGTCGCTATGCCCAGGATCTAGCAAAACAGCCTTTCTATCGCTGGTTAAACCGCAATTTTTTGTTGCTGCAAATTCCCTTGGCGATCGCCCTTTATCTCCTGGGCGGTTGGTCTTGGGTGGTGTATGGAATGCTCGTGCGGGCCGTGTTGCTATGGCATAGCACTTGGTTTATCAACTCCGTCACCCACGTTTGGGGCTACCGCAGTCACCCAAGCGATGACAATTCCCGCAATCTTTGGTGGGCCGCGATCCTGACCTATGGTGAAGGCTGGCACAACAATCACCATGCCTATCCCAACGTCGCGAAAGCCGGTTGGCGCTGGTGGGAAGTGGATGTTACCTGGTGGGCCATCTGGCTCTTACAACGGCTTGGTCTCGCCACTAAAGTTATTTTGCCGCCAGCCGTCGTCACAGAATAA
- the hemN gene encoding oxygen-independent coproporphyrinogen III oxidase: MNLACQNVRFDGQLLQKYNQAVPRYTSYPPATELTPDFDGDLFRQAIAMGNYKKTPLSLYCHIPFCEKPCYFCGCNTIITQYKPAAATYLDYLIRHIEQVAPLVQGDRLVQQLHWGGGTPNYLTLDQVTRLWQTLQDNFQFAPDAEISIEINPCEVSREYIVALRQLGFKRISFGIQDFNPKVQEAVNRIQPEEKLFEVMAWIREAGFESVNVDLIYGLPYQTLATFTETVEKTIQLNPDRIAVFSFAYVPWLKPLQKRMPEAAMPPTAEKLEILKMTIANLTYHGYVFIGMDHFAKPNDELAIAQQAGELHRNFQGYTTKPESDLLGFGMTSISMLQNVYAQNHKKLKDFYAAIDQQILPIEKGVQLSQDDLIRRTVIMELMCQFQLSAPNLENKYHLGFDLDFNDYFQAELNALNDLEADGLIHRSGDGFQVSPSGRLLIRNIAAVFDTYLQHKTEKTFSKAI; encoded by the coding sequence ATGAATTTAGCTTGTCAAAATGTCCGCTTTGATGGACAGCTTCTCCAAAAATATAATCAAGCGGTTCCCCGCTATACCAGTTACCCCCCCGCAACGGAATTAACCCCCGATTTTGATGGGGATCTTTTCCGCCAGGCGATCGCCATGGGGAACTATAAGAAAACCCCGTTATCCCTTTATTGCCACATTCCCTTTTGCGAAAAGCCCTGTTATTTCTGCGGCTGCAATACGATCATCACCCAGTACAAACCCGCCGCCGCTACCTACCTGGATTACCTCATTCGCCACATTGAACAGGTTGCCCCCCTCGTCCAAGGCGATCGCCTCGTGCAACAACTGCACTGGGGTGGCGGCACGCCCAACTACCTCACCCTGGATCAAGTCACCCGACTGTGGCAGACCCTCCAGGACAATTTCCAATTTGCGCCGGATGCGGAGATTTCCATTGAGATCAACCCCTGTGAGGTGAGTCGCGAGTATATTGTTGCTTTACGTCAGCTAGGGTTTAAGCGGATCAGCTTCGGCATCCAAGACTTTAACCCCAAGGTGCAAGAAGCGGTGAATCGCATTCAGCCGGAAGAAAAACTCTTTGAGGTGATGGCCTGGATTCGGGAGGCAGGTTTTGAGAGCGTCAACGTAGATTTGATTTATGGCCTGCCCTACCAAACCCTGGCGACGTTCACGGAAACGGTGGAAAAAACGATTCAACTCAACCCCGACCGGATCGCTGTCTTTAGCTTTGCCTATGTGCCCTGGTTGAAACCTCTGCAAAAACGGATGCCCGAAGCGGCGATGCCCCCCACCGCCGAAAAGCTAGAAATCCTCAAGATGACCATCGCTAACCTGACCTACCACGGTTATGTGTTCATCGGCATGGATCACTTTGCCAAGCCCAACGATGAATTGGCGATCGCCCAACAGGCGGGGGAACTGCACCGGAATTTCCAGGGCTACACCACGAAGCCGGAATCGGATCTTTTGGGATTTGGCATGACATCGATCAGTATGCTCCAGAACGTTTACGCCCAGAACCATAAAAAGCTCAAAGATTTTTATGCCGCCATTGATCAACAAATTCTTCCCATCGAAAAGGGCGTTCAACTCAGCCAAGATGACCTGATTCGTCGCACTGTGATCATGGAATTGATGTGTCAGTTCCAACTGTCGGCCCCCAACCTCGAAAACAAATATCACTTAGGCTTTGATTTAGACTTTAACGATTATTTCCAAGCCGAACTCAATGCTTTAAATGATTTGGAAGCCGATGGCCTGATTCACCGTTCTGGAGATGGTTTCCAGGTGTCGCCCAGTGGTCGGCTGCTGATCCGCAATATTGCGGCGGTGTTTGATACCTACCTGCAACACAAAACTGAGAAAACCTTCTCCAAGGCGATTTAG